The proteins below are encoded in one region of Casimicrobium huifangae:
- a CDS encoding LysM peptidoglycan-binding domain-containing protein: protein MQSSSRERQPRRGVAALAAAATGLIAGLALAQATPGPAPAAGPVQVQANAPSSHTVVKGDTLWGISGKFLKTPWRWPEVWRLNKDQIKNPHWIYPGQVILFDPNAPGGPRLYLQQPGDVGPGSVVRLSPQIRAEARAEQAIPTIRPEDIEPFMLRNRVIGAETFDDAPQVVKSVGERVAFSQSDAIYAVGVKPAMGKVFQIFRKGRELRDPAIAPRPWYRWHHANPDPQIIGYEASYLGDARLLREGEVARLEIVSSKQEVQIGDYLIPAPPVETMAWVPHAPEVKVEGFVMTLPNGVSEAGKTNVVTLNLGKRHGLEVGHVLAVYKSAETFANPRYKEHPMNWVPGWPKISGSEPVTLQIPEERIALVFVFTVFDGVSYGMVMNSGVDNVRAGYPVRNP, encoded by the coding sequence ATGCAATCTTCATCCCGTGAACGGCAGCCCCGCCGTGGCGTTGCTGCGCTCGCAGCCGCTGCGACTGGCCTGATCGCCGGTCTGGCGCTCGCGCAGGCAACACCGGGGCCGGCCCCGGCCGCCGGCCCCGTTCAGGTGCAAGCGAATGCGCCCAGCAGTCATACGGTGGTGAAGGGCGACACGCTGTGGGGAATTTCCGGCAAGTTTCTGAAGACGCCGTGGCGCTGGCCTGAAGTCTGGCGTCTGAACAAGGACCAGATCAAGAACCCGCACTGGATTTACCCCGGTCAGGTCATCCTGTTCGATCCCAATGCACCGGGTGGTCCGCGCCTCTACCTCCAGCAGCCGGGCGACGTCGGCCCCGGCAGCGTTGTCCGCCTGTCACCGCAAATTCGCGCCGAAGCGCGTGCCGAACAGGCCATTCCGACCATACGGCCGGAAGACATTGAACCGTTCATGCTGCGCAATCGGGTGATTGGGGCGGAAACCTTCGACGACGCGCCGCAAGTGGTGAAGTCGGTGGGTGAGCGCGTCGCCTTTTCGCAATCTGACGCGATCTACGCCGTCGGCGTGAAGCCGGCGATGGGCAAGGTATTCCAGATCTTCCGCAAGGGCCGCGAGTTGCGTGACCCGGCGATCGCGCCGCGTCCGTGGTACCGCTGGCATCACGCCAACCCCGACCCCCAGATCATTGGCTACGAAGCCAGCTATCTCGGCGACGCCCGCCTGTTGCGTGAAGGCGAAGTCGCCCGGCTGGAAATCGTATCCTCAAAGCAGGAAGTGCAGATCGGCGACTACCTGATCCCGGCGCCGCCCGTCGAGACAATGGCATGGGTGCCGCACGCCCCGGAAGTCAAAGTTGAAGGCTTCGTGATGACGCTGCCGAATGGCGTGTCGGAAGCGGGCAAGACCAACGTGGTCACGCTCAATCTCGGCAAGCGGCACGGCCTTGAAGTCGGCCATGTGCTGGCCGTGTACAAGTCGGCCGAAACTTTCGCCAACCCGCGTTACAAGGAACATCCGATGAACTGGGTGCCGGGCTGGCCCAAGATTTCCGGCTCTGAACCGGTCACGCTGCAAATCCCTGAGGAACGCATCGCGCTGGTGTTCGTTTTCACCGTGTTCGACGGCGTGTCCTACGGGATGGTGATGAACTCGGGCGTTGACAACGTCCGCGCCGGCTATCCGGTGCGTAACCCCTGA
- the dprA gene encoding DNA-processing protein DprA yields MTIHADDPLFLRLAFTRGVSARVAHKLLSELGDINTLFAASTSTIAGIAGDAVARALTTAPDGTAASLIDAALAWLNEAEDQHLLTWAHPAFPALLLESGDAPVILFAKGRLDLLERPALAMVGSRNCSQGGTDTAEAFAEAFSASGVTVVSGLAQGIDAAAHAGALRAAAKQSATAGSTIAVVGTGIDRVYPAKNKVLAHSIAEQGLILSEYPLGTPPLAENFPRRNRIISGLARGVLVVEASMASGSLITARLAGEQGREVFAIPGSIHSTFHKGCHHLIKQGAKLVETAQDVIEELQLGAASSAAAGQSAATVNEATGMSPLLEYIEHTPIDVDALVARSSLPIDQVVTELTLLELAGNVESLPGGLWQRRAKRERA; encoded by the coding sequence ATGACCATACACGCAGACGATCCCCTCTTCCTGCGCCTGGCGTTCACCCGCGGCGTCAGCGCCCGCGTTGCGCACAAGCTGCTGAGTGAGCTGGGCGACATCAACACGCTGTTTGCTGCCAGCACCAGCACGATCGCAGGCATCGCCGGTGACGCCGTCGCCCGCGCGTTGACCACAGCGCCGGACGGCACCGCCGCTTCGTTGATTGACGCAGCGCTCGCCTGGCTCAACGAAGCGGAAGACCAGCATCTGCTGACCTGGGCGCATCCGGCCTTTCCGGCGCTGCTGCTTGAAAGTGGCGACGCTCCGGTCATCCTGTTCGCCAAGGGCCGTCTCGACCTGCTTGAGCGGCCGGCGCTGGCAATGGTCGGATCACGCAACTGCTCGCAGGGCGGTACCGACACCGCGGAGGCGTTCGCCGAAGCGTTCTCAGCCAGCGGTGTGACCGTCGTCTCCGGGCTGGCGCAGGGTATCGACGCCGCCGCTCACGCCGGTGCGCTGCGCGCTGCGGCAAAACAATCCGCCACCGCCGGATCAACCATTGCCGTAGTCGGCACCGGCATCGACCGCGTCTATCCGGCCAAAAACAAGGTACTGGCGCACAGCATCGCCGAACAGGGCTTGATACTTTCCGAGTACCCGCTCGGCACGCCACCACTGGCAGAGAACTTCCCGCGCCGCAACCGAATCATCAGCGGCCTCGCGCGAGGTGTGCTGGTGGTTGAGGCATCAATGGCCTCCGGCTCGCTGATCACGGCCCGGCTCGCGGGCGAACAGGGCAGAGAAGTATTCGCGATTCCTGGCTCCATCCACTCCACGTTCCACAAGGGCTGCCACCACCTGATCAAGCAGGGTGCGAAGCTGGTGGAAACGGCGCAGGATGTGATTGAAGAGCTGCAGTTGGGCGCAGCGTCTTCCGCCGCTGCCGGGCAATCGGCGGCTACCGTCAACGAAGCGACCGGCATGTCGCCGTTACTCGAGTACATCGAACATACACCGATCGATGTCGACGCGCTGGTTGCACGTAGCTCGCTGCCAATCGATCAGGTGGTGACGGAACTCACCCTGCTCGAACTGGCAGGCAATGTTGAGTCGCTGCCCGGTGGTCTCTGGCAGCGCCGCGCGAAAAGAGAGCGAGCATGA
- the def gene encoding peptide deformylase, translated as MALLPILEYPDARLKRIASPVTEFTPAIKKLVNDMAETMYAAPGIGLAATQVDVHKRVIVIDVSQDKSDLKVFINPEIIEADGEIVGEEGCLSVPQYYDNVRRAAHVKVRAQDASGTPFELEATELLAVCIQHEMDHLKGIVFVDHLSQLKQMRVKSKMIKRHREAARA; from the coding sequence ATGGCGCTTTTACCCATCCTCGAATACCCCGATGCGCGGCTAAAACGCATCGCCAGCCCGGTGACCGAGTTCACCCCGGCGATCAAGAAGCTTGTCAACGACATGGCCGAGACCATGTACGCCGCGCCGGGCATTGGCCTCGCGGCCACGCAGGTCGATGTCCACAAGCGAGTGATCGTGATCGACGTGTCGCAGGACAAGAGTGACCTCAAGGTCTTCATCAACCCCGAAATCATCGAAGCCGACGGCGAGATCGTTGGCGAAGAAGGTTGCCTGTCGGTGCCGCAGTATTACGACAACGTGCGCCGCGCCGCGCATGTGAAGGTGCGGGCGCAGGACGCCAGCGGCACACCGTTCGAACTGGAGGCGACCGAGCTGCTCGCGGTGTGCATCCAGCACGAGATGGATCATCTGAAAGGCATCGTGTTCGTCGATCATCTGTCGCAGTTGAAGCAGATGCGCGTCAAGAGCAAGATGATCAAGCGCCATCGCGAGGCTGCGCGCGCCTGA
- the fmt gene encoding methionyl-tRNA formyltransferase: MRVVFAGTPEFAARALRALLHAGPDHGLHVVAAYTQPDRPAGRGMKLTASAVKEVALAHHLPVLQPATLRTPEAVAELAALQPDVMVVAAYGLILPQAILDVPRLGCLNIHASLLPRWRGAAPIHRAILAGDAKTGVAIMQMEAGLDTGPVLLETFTAIGARETTGELHDRLATLGAEAIVHVLSRLSRGEELAAATQSTHGVTYANKVSPEEAQIDWSASAVEIDRKVRAFNPTPGAWTTWHGEKLKVWATGLVPVPSCLGSEPGSVTAAEGEHLLVSCGSSVLAVTEIQRAGGKRMAVGAWLRGGGHPAVGERLGN; encoded by the coding sequence ATGCGCGTCGTTTTTGCCGGCACCCCTGAATTTGCGGCGCGCGCGCTGCGCGCACTGTTGCACGCCGGGCCGGATCACGGCCTGCATGTGGTGGCCGCGTACACCCAGCCTGATCGCCCCGCCGGTCGCGGCATGAAGCTCACCGCGTCGGCCGTGAAAGAAGTCGCGCTCGCGCATCACCTGCCAGTGCTGCAACCGGCTACCCTGCGCACGCCGGAGGCGGTGGCGGAGCTGGCCGCGCTGCAGCCGGACGTGATGGTAGTGGCGGCGTACGGCTTGATCCTGCCGCAGGCCATTCTTGACGTGCCGCGCCTCGGTTGCCTGAACATCCACGCGTCGCTGTTGCCACGCTGGCGCGGCGCGGCGCCGATCCACCGCGCGATCCTGGCGGGCGACGCCAAAACCGGGGTTGCCATCATGCAGATGGAGGCCGGGCTCGACACCGGCCCGGTGCTGCTGGAGACCTTTACGGCGATCGGCGCCCGTGAGACCACCGGTGAACTGCACGACCGTCTGGCCACCCTCGGCGCCGAGGCGATCGTGCATGTGCTCAGCCGTCTCAGCCGTGGCGAGGAGCTGGCGGCGGCCACGCAATCGACGCATGGCGTGACCTACGCCAACAAGGTGTCGCCCGAGGAAGCGCAGATCGACTGGTCGGCGAGCGCCGTCGAAATCGATCGCAAGGTGCGTGCGTTTAACCCCACGCCGGGTGCATGGACGACTTGGCACGGCGAAAAACTGAAAGTCTGGGCGACCGGTCTGGTGCCGGTGCCTTCCTGTCTCGGCAGTGAGCCGGGCAGCGTGACCGCCGCTGAAGGTGAGCACTTGCTTGTTTCTTGTGGCTCATCCGTACTTGCAGTCACCGAAATCCAGCGCGCTGGCGGCAAACGCATGGCGGTGGGGGCTTGGCTGCGCGGCGGCGGTCATCCAGCCGTTGGTGAACGTCTGGGCAACTAA